The Elgaria multicarinata webbii isolate HBS135686 ecotype San Diego chromosome 4, rElgMul1.1.pri, whole genome shotgun sequence genome contains a region encoding:
- the PROX1 gene encoding prospero homeobox protein 1 isoform X1 gives MPDHDSTALLSRQTKRRRVDIGVKRTVGTASAFFAKARASFFSAMNPQGSEQDVEYSVVQHADGEKSNVLRKLLKRANSYEDAMMPFPGATIISQLLKNNMNKNGGTEPSFQASGLSSTGSEVHQEDVCSNSSRDSPQECLSPFGRPTMNQFEMDRLCDEHLRAKRARVENIIRGMSHSPSVALRGNENEREMAPQSVSPRESYRENKRKQKLPQQQQQSFQQLVSARKEQKREERRQLKQQLEDMQKQLRQLQEKFYQIYDSTDSENDEDAGNLSEDSLRSEMLDARARDSVGRSDNDMCELDPGQFIDRARALIREQEIAENKPRKEGPKEKDHGGPPSFHPEGKHLAETLKQELSTAMSQVVDTVVKIFSSKPARQLPQVFPPLQIPQARFAVNGENHNFHTANQRLQCFGDVIIPNPLDTFGNVPLPNSTDQTEALPLVVRKNSSDQSASAPPPGSHHAALHQSPLSAAPGFTSSSFRHPFPLPLMAYPFQNPLGAPSASFPGKDRASPESLDLTRETTSLRTKMSSHHMNHHPCSPAHPPSTAESLSISLIKSECGDLQDISEISPYSGSAMQEGLSPNHLKKAKLMFFYTRYPSSNMLKTYFSDVKHHSSRRSPKCFTNSQYRDHSPTTERQPLPWWKATAIRGQQHHTPVDFNRCITSQLIKWFSNFREFYYIQMEKYARQAINDGVTSTEELSITRDCELYRALNMHYNKANDFEVPERFLEVAQITLREFFNAIIAGKDVDPSWKKAIYKVICKLDSEVPEIFKSPNCLQELLHE, from the exons ATGCCTGACCATGACAGCACAGCCCTCTTAAGCAGGCAGACCAAGAGAAGAAGAGTTGACATTGGAGTGAAAAGGACGGTAGGGACAGCATCTGCATTTTTTGCAAAGGCGAGAGCGTCGTTTTTTAGTGCCATGAATCCCCAAGGTTCAGAACAGGATGTTGAGTATTCAGTGGTGCAGCATGCAGATGGGGAGAAGTCAAATGTGCTCCGCAAGCTGCTGAAGAGGGCGAACTCGTATGAAGATGCCATGATGCCTTTTCCAGGAGCAACCATCATTTCCCAGCTGTTGAAAAATAACATGAACAAAAATGGTGGCACCGAGCCCAGTTTTCAAGCCAGTGGCCTCTCCAGCACAGGCTCCGAAGTGCACCAGGAGGATGTGTGCAGCAACTCTTCAAGAGACAGCCCCCAAGAGTGTCTTTCCCCTTTTGGCAGGCCTACGATGAACCAGTTTGAAATGGATCGCTTGTGCGATGAGCACCTGAGAGCCAAGCGTGCCCGGGTTGAGAATATCATTCGGGGGATGAGCCATTCCCCCAGCGTGGCATTAAGGGGCAATGAAAATGAGCGAGAGATGGCGCCGCAGTCTGTGAGTCCCCGAGAAAGTTACCGAGAAAATAAACGCAAGCAAAAGctgcctcagcagcagcagcagagtttCCAGCAGCTGGTTTCAGCGAGGAAAGAGCAGAAGCGCGAGGAGCGCAGGCAGctgaagcagcagctggaggacATGCAGAAACAGCTGCGGCAGCTGCAGGAGAAGTTTTACCAAATCTATGACAGCACAGATTCTGAAAACGACGAAGATGCTGGCAACCTGTCCGAAGACAGCCTGCGTTCCGAAATGCTGGATGCCAGAGCCAGGGATTCTGTGGGCAGGTCAGATAACGACATGTGTGAGTTGGACCCGGGGCAATTCATCGATCGCGCACGGGCCCTGATCAGGGAGCAGGAGATCGCCGAAAACAAGCCCCGGAAAGAAGGCCCCAAAGAGAAAGATCACGGCGGCCCTCCCTCTTTCCACCCAGAAGGCAAGCACCTGGCCGAGACGTTGAAGCAGGAGCTGAGCACTGCCATGTCTCAGGTGGTGGACACCGTGGTCAAGATTTTCTCTTCGAAACCTGCCCGCCAACTTCCTCAGGTCTTCCCACCTCTTCAGATCCCCCAAGCCAGATTTGCTGTCAACGGGGAGAACCACAACTTCCACACCGCCAACCAGCGCCTCCAGTGCTTTGGTGATGTCATCATTCCAAACCCACTCGACACCTTTGGCAATGTGCCACTGCCTAACTCTACAGACCAAACAGAAGCACTGCCCCTAGTTGTCCGCAAAAATTCATCTGACCAGTCTGCctctgcccctcctcctggcagccaccACGCTGCTCTCCATCAGTCCCCGCTGTCCGCCGCACCAGGCTTCACCTCCTCATCTTTCCGCCACCCctttccgctgccccttatggcCTACCCATTTCAGAATCCGTTAGGCGCTCCTTCGGCCTCCTTTCCTGGGAAAGACAGAGCTTCCCCAGAATCCTTAGATTTAACGAGGGAGACCACAAGCCTGAGGACCAAGATGTCGTCGCATCACATGAACCATCACCCCTGTTCACCAGCACACCCGCCCAGCACCGCTGAAAGCCTCTCTATCTCTCTCATCAAGTCTGAGTGTGGTGACCTGCAAGATATTTCGGAAATCTCACCTTACTCGGGGAGTGCA ATGCAGGAAGGTTTGTCGCCTAACCACTTGAAAAAGGCCAAGCTCATGTTCTTTTATACCCGGTACCCAAGTTCCAATATGCTGAAAACGTACTTCTCAGATGTAAAG catcattcATCCAGAAGAAGCCCAAAGTGCTTTACAAACAGCCAATATAGGGATCATTCACCCACCACTGAAAGGCAGCCACTTCCGTGGTGGAAGGCAACAGCCATTCGGGGTCAGCAACATCACACACCAGTAGAT TTCAACAGATGCATTACCTCTCAGCTCATCAAGTGGTTTAGCAATTTCCGTGAGTTCTACTACATTCAGATGGAGAAGTATGCACGTCAAGCCATCAATGATGGGGTAACAAGCACTGAAGAGCTGTCTATAACCAGAGACTGTGAGCTGTACAGGGCCCTCAACATGCACTACAATAAAGCAAATGACTTTGAG
- the PROX1 gene encoding prospero homeobox protein 1 isoform X2, whose amino-acid sequence MPDHDSTALLSRQTKRRRVDIGVKRTVGTASAFFAKARASFFSAMNPQGSEQDVEYSVVQHADGEKSNVLRKLLKRANSYEDAMMPFPGATIISQLLKNNMNKNGGTEPSFQASGLSSTGSEVHQEDVCSNSSRDSPQECLSPFGRPTMNQFEMDRLCDEHLRAKRARVENIIRGMSHSPSVALRGNENEREMAPQSVSPRESYRENKRKQKLPQQQQQSFQQLVSARKEQKREERRQLKQQLEDMQKQLRQLQEKFYQIYDSTDSENDEDAGNLSEDSLRSEMLDARARDSVGRSDNDMCELDPGQFIDRARALIREQEIAENKPRKEGPKEKDHGGPPSFHPEGKHLAETLKQELSTAMSQVVDTVVKIFSSKPARQLPQVFPPLQIPQARFAVNGENHNFHTANQRLQCFGDVIIPNPLDTFGNVPLPNSTDQTEALPLVVRKNSSDQSASAPPPGSHHAALHQSPLSAAPGFTSSSFRHPFPLPLMAYPFQNPLGAPSASFPGKDRASPESLDLTRETTSLRTKMSSHHMNHHPCSPAHPPSTAESLSISLIKSECGDLQDISEISPYSGSAMQEGLSPNHLKKAKLMFFYTRYPSSNMLKTYFSDVKFNRCITSQLIKWFSNFREFYYIQMEKYARQAINDGVTSTEELSITRDCELYRALNMHYNKANDFEVPERFLEVAQITLREFFNAIIAGKDVDPSWKKAIYKVICKLDSEVPEIFKSPNCLQELLHE is encoded by the exons ATGCCTGACCATGACAGCACAGCCCTCTTAAGCAGGCAGACCAAGAGAAGAAGAGTTGACATTGGAGTGAAAAGGACGGTAGGGACAGCATCTGCATTTTTTGCAAAGGCGAGAGCGTCGTTTTTTAGTGCCATGAATCCCCAAGGTTCAGAACAGGATGTTGAGTATTCAGTGGTGCAGCATGCAGATGGGGAGAAGTCAAATGTGCTCCGCAAGCTGCTGAAGAGGGCGAACTCGTATGAAGATGCCATGATGCCTTTTCCAGGAGCAACCATCATTTCCCAGCTGTTGAAAAATAACATGAACAAAAATGGTGGCACCGAGCCCAGTTTTCAAGCCAGTGGCCTCTCCAGCACAGGCTCCGAAGTGCACCAGGAGGATGTGTGCAGCAACTCTTCAAGAGACAGCCCCCAAGAGTGTCTTTCCCCTTTTGGCAGGCCTACGATGAACCAGTTTGAAATGGATCGCTTGTGCGATGAGCACCTGAGAGCCAAGCGTGCCCGGGTTGAGAATATCATTCGGGGGATGAGCCATTCCCCCAGCGTGGCATTAAGGGGCAATGAAAATGAGCGAGAGATGGCGCCGCAGTCTGTGAGTCCCCGAGAAAGTTACCGAGAAAATAAACGCAAGCAAAAGctgcctcagcagcagcagcagagtttCCAGCAGCTGGTTTCAGCGAGGAAAGAGCAGAAGCGCGAGGAGCGCAGGCAGctgaagcagcagctggaggacATGCAGAAACAGCTGCGGCAGCTGCAGGAGAAGTTTTACCAAATCTATGACAGCACAGATTCTGAAAACGACGAAGATGCTGGCAACCTGTCCGAAGACAGCCTGCGTTCCGAAATGCTGGATGCCAGAGCCAGGGATTCTGTGGGCAGGTCAGATAACGACATGTGTGAGTTGGACCCGGGGCAATTCATCGATCGCGCACGGGCCCTGATCAGGGAGCAGGAGATCGCCGAAAACAAGCCCCGGAAAGAAGGCCCCAAAGAGAAAGATCACGGCGGCCCTCCCTCTTTCCACCCAGAAGGCAAGCACCTGGCCGAGACGTTGAAGCAGGAGCTGAGCACTGCCATGTCTCAGGTGGTGGACACCGTGGTCAAGATTTTCTCTTCGAAACCTGCCCGCCAACTTCCTCAGGTCTTCCCACCTCTTCAGATCCCCCAAGCCAGATTTGCTGTCAACGGGGAGAACCACAACTTCCACACCGCCAACCAGCGCCTCCAGTGCTTTGGTGATGTCATCATTCCAAACCCACTCGACACCTTTGGCAATGTGCCACTGCCTAACTCTACAGACCAAACAGAAGCACTGCCCCTAGTTGTCCGCAAAAATTCATCTGACCAGTCTGCctctgcccctcctcctggcagccaccACGCTGCTCTCCATCAGTCCCCGCTGTCCGCCGCACCAGGCTTCACCTCCTCATCTTTCCGCCACCCctttccgctgccccttatggcCTACCCATTTCAGAATCCGTTAGGCGCTCCTTCGGCCTCCTTTCCTGGGAAAGACAGAGCTTCCCCAGAATCCTTAGATTTAACGAGGGAGACCACAAGCCTGAGGACCAAGATGTCGTCGCATCACATGAACCATCACCCCTGTTCACCAGCACACCCGCCCAGCACCGCTGAAAGCCTCTCTATCTCTCTCATCAAGTCTGAGTGTGGTGACCTGCAAGATATTTCGGAAATCTCACCTTACTCGGGGAGTGCA ATGCAGGAAGGTTTGTCGCCTAACCACTTGAAAAAGGCCAAGCTCATGTTCTTTTATACCCGGTACCCAAGTTCCAATATGCTGAAAACGTACTTCTCAGATGTAAAG TTCAACAGATGCATTACCTCTCAGCTCATCAAGTGGTTTAGCAATTTCCGTGAGTTCTACTACATTCAGATGGAGAAGTATGCACGTCAAGCCATCAATGATGGGGTAACAAGCACTGAAGAGCTGTCTATAACCAGAGACTGTGAGCTGTACAGGGCCCTCAACATGCACTACAATAAAGCAAATGACTTTGAG